From Chryseotalea sp. WA131a:
TGGTTCAAGAGGCGTTGTTCAATCTCATGAAAAACAGAACATCCATTGTGATTGCTCATCGGCTGAGCACCATTCAGCATGCCGATGAAATTGTGGTGATTCAAGATGGCACGATTGCCGAGCGTGGCACACATGAAGAGTTGAATCAAAAAAATGGTATTTATAAAAAGCTATCCGACATTCAAAAAACCGCCTAGCAGGTAAGGTTTTAATAGTTATTTCACTTTTGCATGAATTGAAAAACCCTAAGTTTGTAATCTTAAACACCCTTTCATGAACAAGCGCAGGTTAATTTTTCTTTCCGTTTTTACAGCATATCATTTAGCATCTGTTATTGTTACCATTTTTGTAGAAGCAAACAAAGAGGATTTATCACTCCTGTATAGCATGTTTGGCAAGATAACATGGTTTAAATACGGAACCCTGCTCGGCTTAGGTTTGGTGATGGCCGAAGCGATTTGGACATGGCTAGACAATAAAAATTTCGAGAAAGAAAAAGAGGCGATGCGCCACGAAAACAACGTGCTGAAGGCGAAGGTGTACGATCTACAAAACGGATCCAAACAATCAACTTCTATCACCAAGTAAAGAATCATGGAACTCAAATCCGTTATTACTGCTGAGCTGAATCAGGCCGCTGACGTTTTATCAAAATTTATTCAAGACGAAAAAAACATTGCCGCCATTGAATTGGCCGCCAGCGCCATTGCCCAATCGCTGAAGGCAGGTGGCAAAATCATCTCGTGTGGCAATGGTGGCTCGCACTGCGATGCCATGCACTTTGCCGAAGAACTTACGGGCAAATATCGCGAACCACGCAAAGCTATTCCTGCCATTTGTATTTCAGACCCTTCGCACATTTCGTGCGTGAGTAACGACTACGGTTATGAGTTTGTGTTTTCTCGCTACCTCGAGGCACTCGGCAACAAAGGAGATGTGTTGTTGGGTATTAGTACCAGCGGCAACTCTGCCAATATCATCCGTGCAGCCGAAACAGCAAAAGCCAAAGGAATGACGGTGATTATCCTTTCGGGAAAAGATGGAGGTAAGCTCGCACCCTTAGCCGATATTGAATTACGCGTTCCTCATTTTGGTTATGCCGACCGCATCCAAGAAATCCACATCAAGATCATCCATATTTTGATGCTGTTGATTGAAAAGCAGGTTGCTTGATTTAGTCAATTAGGCACTAGGCATTGGACAGAAAGTCCGCACATTTAGTTTTGCCTCTTACTTTTTCTAATACAAAGATTTTGCCTACTGCTTACTGCCAACTGCCTACTTCTTTTTACATATATTTACTTTACAATTTAGATACATGGTTTCAAAAACATTTGGGAGCGCGGTGCATGGGGTAGATGCGAAGACCATCACAGTGGAAGTGGATGTAACACAAGGGCAAAAATTTTTTCTCACTGGCCTGCCAGATAATGCCATCAAAGAAAGTCAGCACCGAATAGAGTCAGCTATCAAAAGTTTGGGATACTTTTTTCCACGCAATAAAGTGGTTGTCAACTTGGCTCCGGCTGATATTCGGAAAGAGGGATCTGCCTACGACCTTCCCATCGCTCTTTGTATTCTAGCTGCTTCCGGTCAAATCACTACCGACCTTTTAGAAAAGTATGTGATCATGGGTGAGCTTTCGCTCGATGGCGATCTTCGCCCCATCAAAGGTGTGTTGCCCATCTCCATTCAATCGCGGAAAGAAAAACATCAAGGATTTATTTTGCCGAAGAAAAATGCAAAGGAAGCGGCCATCGTCAACAGCTTGGATGTAATTGGTGTGGAAACATTGCAACAAGCCATTGATTTTGTAGAAGGCAAATTAAAAATCGAACCACTGGTAGTGGACACACGCGATGTGTTTCAAAGTAAAGTCAACAACTACGATGCTGACTTCAAAGATGTGCAAGGGCAAGAGAATATTAAAAGAGCATTAGAGATTGCTGCAGCCGGAGGGCACAACGCCATTATGATCGGGCCACCAGGGGCAGGCAAAACCATGTTGGCAAAACGGTTGCCTTCCATTTTACCTCCACTTACGCTGAACGAAGCATTGGAAACCACCAAAATACATTCCGTGGCGGGCAAGGTTGGTGCCGATGGAACACTGCTCACTACACGGCCTTTTAGATCGCCCCATCATACCATATCGGATGTTGCATTGGTAGGTGGCGGTGGCAATCCACAGCCGGGAGAAATTTCTCTTTCGCACAACGGAGTTCTGTTTTTAGATGAGTTGCCAGAATTTAAACGAACCGTTTTGGAAGTAATGCGCCAGCCGATGGAAGAAAGGCGCGTCACCATCTCGCGTGCAAAAG
This genomic window contains:
- the lpcA gene encoding D-sedoheptulose 7-phosphate isomerase — translated: MELKSVITAELNQAADVLSKFIQDEKNIAAIELAASAIAQSLKAGGKIISCGNGGSHCDAMHFAEELTGKYREPRKAIPAICISDPSHISCVSNDYGYEFVFSRYLEALGNKGDVLLGISTSGNSANIIRAAETAKAKGMTVIILSGKDGGKLAPLADIELRVPHFGYADRIQEIHIKIIHILMLLIEKQVA
- a CDS encoding YifB family Mg chelatase-like AAA ATPase, giving the protein MVSKTFGSAVHGVDAKTITVEVDVTQGQKFFLTGLPDNAIKESQHRIESAIKSLGYFFPRNKVVVNLAPADIRKEGSAYDLPIALCILAASGQITTDLLEKYVIMGELSLDGDLRPIKGVLPISIQSRKEKHQGFILPKKNAKEAAIVNSLDVIGVETLQQAIDFVEGKLKIEPLVVDTRDVFQSKVNNYDADFKDVQGQENIKRALEIAAAGGHNAIMIGPPGAGKTMLAKRLPSILPPLTLNEALETTKIHSVAGKVGADGTLLTTRPFRSPHHTISDVALVGGGGNPQPGEISLSHNGVLFLDELPEFKRTVLEVMRQPMEERRVTISRAKVSIDYPANFMLVASMNPCPCGYYNHPEKECVCGPGVVQRYLSKVSGPLLDRIDLHVEVVPVSFDQMTTQRKNETSEVIRERVVKARELQSERFKNQKEIYCNAMMPANMVKEICVINDAGRTLLKTAMERLGLSARAYDRILKVSRTIADLAGSPEIKIEHLAEAIQYRSLDREGWAG